A region from the Muribaculum gordoncarteri genome encodes:
- a CDS encoding ABC transporter permease has translation MKLINFIKQSWTAMRQQSMLSIVTIVGTALAIFLIMIVVMIEQVKVAPYSPESNRDRMLHATWASIKSVDESQGWSSNGPLSYQSAKALYKDIEEAEAVTIYCPSTEREVVAFPGKPPVEVDLRQTDDVYWRVFDFKVISGKPYNEADFEAGLPVAVISRSVARAVFGSDDVAGKELLIGHAPYKVAAVVQDASTLATHAYGQVWIPFTSTEVVNNTWNGVMGGLCVTILAHDEDDFDEIRASVLRNYDRYNKEIEEPTGWKFIDLGRPYTTEKDAYAFGANVEPDIKAERRSRYIVYLILLIVPAVNLSSMTESRLRRRISEIGVRRAFGCSRKQIVFQIIGENMFITLIAGILGLLMSVVFSYLCNSLLFSEPYGSTFNPPAVDASMLIQPSTFLWALLFCFILNVLSSGIPSLRASRTDIVKALNGNKH, from the coding sequence ATGAAGCTTATTAATTTCATAAAGCAATCGTGGACGGCGATGAGGCAGCAGTCGATGCTGAGTATTGTCACCATCGTGGGTACCGCCCTTGCTATATTCCTCATCATGATTGTGGTGATGATAGAGCAGGTCAAGGTGGCTCCCTATTCGCCCGAGAGCAATCGCGACCGCATGCTCCACGCCACATGGGCCTCGATCAAGAGTGTCGATGAGAGTCAGGGTTGGTCGAGCAACGGCCCGTTGAGCTATCAGAGTGCCAAGGCATTGTACAAGGATATCGAAGAGGCCGAGGCTGTGACCATATATTGTCCCAGTACCGAAAGGGAAGTCGTTGCATTTCCCGGCAAACCGCCCGTTGAGGTAGATCTCCGTCAGACCGACGATGTGTATTGGCGAGTATTCGACTTCAAGGTAATTTCAGGAAAGCCCTACAACGAGGCCGATTTTGAGGCCGGACTTCCGGTGGCTGTGATAAGCCGCAGTGTGGCCCGTGCGGTTTTCGGCAGTGACGATGTTGCCGGAAAGGAGTTGCTTATAGGTCACGCTCCCTATAAGGTGGCGGCGGTGGTCCAGGATGCTTCCACACTCGCCACTCATGCCTACGGACAGGTGTGGATTCCGTTTACCTCGACCGAGGTTGTAAATAACACTTGGAACGGTGTGATGGGTGGTCTATGTGTCACTATACTTGCCCATGACGAGGATGACTTCGACGAAATCAGGGCATCGGTGCTTCGCAACTACGACCGTTACAACAAGGAGATTGAGGAGCCTACAGGATGGAAGTTCATCGATCTGGGCCGACCCTATACCACCGAGAAGGATGCTTATGCCTTCGGTGCCAATGTCGAGCCTGACATAAAGGCCGAAAGACGCTCGCGTTACATTGTGTACCTGATTCTGCTGATAGTGCCTGCCGTCAACCTCAGCAGCATGACCGAGAGCCGTTTGCGCCGACGCATTTCGGAGATAGGTGTGCGCCGTGCGTTTGGTTGCTCACGCAAGCAGATAGTGTTTCAGATAATTGGTGAAAACATGTTCATAACGCTTATTGCCGGTATTCTCGGATTGCTCATGAGCGTGGTGTTCTCCTACCTGTGCAACTCGCTGTTGTTCTCCGAGCCTTATGGCAGTACATTCAATCCTCCTGCAGTCGATGCATCGATGCTCATTCAGCCGTCGACATTCCTGTGGGCGTTGCTGTTCTGCTTCATCCTGAATGTGCTTAGCAGCGGCATTCCCTCGCTGCGAGCATCACGCACCGATATAGTCAAGGCTCTTAACGGCAACAAACATTAA
- a CDS encoding ABC transporter ATP-binding protein produces the protein MIKLSGINKIYRTNEIETLALENVNIEVPKGEFLSIMGPSGCGKSTLLNIVGLLDSPTSGTVEIDGTLVKDMKDKQLAAFRNKELGFVFQSFHLINSLNVIDNVELPLLYRKMSARDRNRMAREVLERVGLSHRMRHMPTQLSGGQCQRVAIARAIVGNPEIILADEPTGNLDSKMGAEVMELLHKLNKEDKRTIVMVTHNEEQAKQTDRIVRFFDGRQVQ, from the coding sequence ATAATCAAGCTTAGCGGAATCAACAAGATCTACCGCACAAACGAAATCGAAACTCTTGCACTGGAAAACGTAAACATAGAAGTGCCTAAAGGTGAATTTCTCAGCATCATGGGCCCGTCGGGTTGCGGAAAGTCGACACTCCTCAATATCGTGGGTCTTCTCGACTCGCCCACAAGCGGAACCGTTGAAATCGACGGCACTTTGGTAAAGGACATGAAGGATAAGCAGCTTGCAGCATTCCGCAACAAGGAGTTGGGCTTTGTGTTCCAGAGCTTCCACCTCATCAACTCGCTCAACGTAATTGATAATGTGGAGCTGCCGCTGCTTTATCGTAAAATGTCGGCTCGCGACCGCAACCGCATGGCCCGCGAGGTGCTTGAACGCGTGGGACTTAGCCATCGCATGCGTCACATGCCCACTCAGCTTTCGGGAGGTCAGTGCCAGCGCGTGGCAATTGCGCGTGCCATCGTGGGAAATCCCGAGATAATCCTTGCCGACGAGCCCACCGGTAACCTTGACTCTAAGATGGGTGCCGAGGTGATGGAGCTGCTCCACAAGCTCAACAAGGAGGACAAGCGCACAATCGTCATGGTGACCCACAACGAGGAGCAGGCCAAGCAGACCGACCGCATCGTGCGTTTCTTCGACGGCCGTCAAGTACAGTAA
- a CDS encoding ABC transporter permease translates to MFKLIIKNLWSRRKRNGWLLAELILVTVVAWVIIDPLVMAVVVKTTPYGYDTDRLVDISMGSYSYGMSGYDESQTDSASLAENAMRIYNRLKSNPQIESVTRKTYTGLGGTSYSSNSFKVDTVYIMSRTISFTRGDNYFTTHGIKSLPGSPSAEELSTMSYASPGECVITESLAKLMFPSVPNPIGHYLNENIEDFQPGEWDFKVAGVVEDVRPDPFQSVALTIFSPREALPLDVGGGYMVRLKPGVDSRKFARELKENHADELKAGNYYLSDAEAQEEILEETCYSAGWTNTIRLKTMLAVFFFVNLCLGVVGTFVLQTRKRSEDAGVMRSFGATPSYIVKMMLGEGWLLTTVAWVVGCFLYLQYALAEGLAHTHNIADYYDYDPSWTSNFGIHFTVVSLVVYVMLLIVVTVGISIPASRISRVKPVDALRDE, encoded by the coding sequence ATGTTTAAACTTATAATAAAAAATCTTTGGAGCCGTCGCAAGCGTAACGGATGGCTGCTTGCCGAGCTTATACTCGTGACAGTAGTGGCTTGGGTGATAATCGACCCTCTTGTAATGGCTGTGGTGGTCAAGACGACTCCCTACGGATATGACACCGACCGTCTTGTCGATATAAGCATGGGCTCCTACTCCTATGGTATGTCGGGTTATGACGAAAGTCAGACCGACTCGGCTTCATTGGCCGAAAATGCTATGCGCATCTACAATCGGCTCAAAAGCAATCCTCAGATAGAGAGCGTGACACGCAAGACCTACACCGGATTGGGCGGTACAAGCTATTCGTCAAATTCATTCAAGGTCGACACTGTGTACATCATGTCACGCACAATTTCATTCACACGCGGAGATAACTATTTCACTACCCATGGCATCAAGTCGTTGCCGGGCAGTCCGTCGGCCGAGGAGCTTTCAACAATGAGCTATGCCTCACCAGGTGAGTGTGTAATTACCGAGAGCCTCGCCAAGCTTATGTTTCCTTCAGTCCCAAATCCCATAGGGCACTATCTTAATGAAAATATAGAGGATTTCCAGCCCGGCGAGTGGGACTTCAAGGTGGCGGGTGTAGTGGAGGATGTGCGTCCCGACCCGTTCCAGTCGGTTGCGCTTACAATATTTTCGCCGAGAGAGGCACTTCCGTTGGATGTTGGTGGCGGTTACATGGTGCGACTGAAACCGGGAGTCGATTCGCGTAAATTTGCTCGTGAACTGAAGGAGAATCATGCCGATGAGCTGAAAGCCGGCAACTACTACCTGAGTGACGCCGAGGCTCAGGAGGAGATTCTTGAAGAAACCTGCTATTCGGCGGGATGGACAAATACGATACGCCTCAAAACAATGCTTGCCGTGTTCTTTTTCGTCAACCTATGTCTTGGGGTAGTGGGAACATTTGTGTTGCAGACCCGCAAGCGTTCCGAGGACGCCGGAGTGATGCGCTCGTTCGGAGCCACTCCCTCCTATATCGTGAAGATGATGCTCGGCGAAGGATGGTTGCTCACCACTGTCGCATGGGTCGTGGGATGTTTCCTCTACCTGCAATATGCCTTGGCCGAGGGACTTGCCCATACCCACAACATCGCCGACTACTACGATTACGACCCGTCATGGACCTCCAACTTCGGCATCCACTTCACCGTGGTGTCGCTCGTGGTCTACGTGATGCTGCTGATTGTCGTGACCGTGGGCATATCGATTCCCGCAAGTCGCATAAGCCGTGTAAAGCCGGTTGACGCACTGCGTGACGAATAA
- a CDS encoding ABC transporter permease, translating to MNWTQACKQAWNEARQHSVYTSLYIAGVALAIALTMIFGVIYFVKMAPIYPEYNRANTYSIEYVTFRDTTNYSSMSGRLGYNAVKEWFYTLKNVEHVTAMTSLGGMTIYTDNNKEGVRMSSKGVDPDFFKVFNLEFVEGKPFTEEEQNLPVAVITDRVARQLFGTDEGVTGRTFKISIQEFVVKGVVKEASRLTPASYSQIYYPYMCLPGYDSGWGMNGQLTNMGNFLVYMTVKDDDQVKALKREVQEIAHKFNTSGGTVEVNLYNQPSSHFEVALRESPTDDFSWSSVIRRNIIILLVLLLIPSLNLSGMIAGRMESRMSEMGIRKSYGAGSGILMKQVLFENFLWTVAGGVIGLAAAWIVLALEREWIFKLFENNPGSSVTDVHLSGEMLFSPVIFGGALVLCLMLNLMSAFIPTWRAMRRPIVTSLYEKR from the coding sequence ATGAACTGGACTCAGGCTTGTAAGCAGGCGTGGAACGAGGCCCGGCAGCACAGCGTGTACACCTCGCTCTACATTGCGGGTGTGGCTCTTGCCATTGCGCTTACAATGATATTTGGAGTGATATATTTTGTGAAGATGGCCCCCATCTATCCCGAATACAATCGAGCCAACACCTACAGCATCGAATATGTCACATTCAGGGATACGACCAATTACAGCTCGATGAGCGGACGCCTCGGATATAATGCCGTAAAGGAGTGGTTCTACACGCTCAAAAATGTCGAGCATGTAACGGCTATGACATCGTTGGGCGGCATGACCATCTACACCGATAATAATAAGGAGGGTGTGAGAATGTCGTCAAAGGGAGTCGATCCCGATTTCTTCAAGGTGTTCAATCTTGAATTTGTCGAGGGAAAACCGTTTACCGAAGAGGAACAGAATTTGCCTGTAGCCGTGATAACCGACCGGGTCGCCCGACAGCTGTTTGGCACCGATGAGGGTGTTACAGGACGCACATTCAAGATCAGCATACAGGAATTTGTTGTAAAAGGCGTGGTAAAGGAGGCGAGCCGCCTTACTCCGGCGAGCTATTCGCAGATCTACTATCCCTATATGTGTCTACCCGGTTACGATTCGGGCTGGGGAATGAACGGCCAGTTGACAAATATGGGAAACTTCCTGGTCTACATGACTGTTAAGGACGATGATCAAGTCAAGGCACTGAAACGCGAAGTGCAGGAAATTGCCCATAAATTCAACACATCGGGGGGCACAGTGGAAGTAAACCTCTACAATCAGCCGTCAAGTCACTTTGAAGTGGCATTGAGGGAGTCGCCTACCGATGATTTCTCGTGGAGCAGTGTAATACGACGCAATATAATAATACTGCTTGTGCTGCTGTTGATTCCGTCGCTCAATCTTAGCGGAATGATAGCCGGACGAATGGAGAGCCGCATGTCGGAGATGGGAATACGCAAGTCCTACGGCGCAGGCAGCGGAATTTTGATGAAGCAGGTGCTGTTTGAGAATTTCTTGTGGACTGTGGCCGGCGGAGTCATAGGGCTCGCCGCCGCATGGATAGTCCTGGCGCTTGAGCGTGAGTGGATTTTCAAGCTGTTTGAAAACAATCCGGGTTCATCAGTAACCGATGTGCACCTGTCGGGCGAAATGCTCTTCAGCCCCGTGATATTCGGCGGAGCTCTTGTGCTGTGCCTTATGCTGAATCTTATGTCGGCGTTCATCCCCACATGGCGAGCCATGCGTCGGCCTATCGTTACTTCACTGTATGAAAAAAGATAA
- a CDS encoding efflux RND transporter periplasmic adaptor subunit: protein MDREIPKEVRDKERRNRIIKYAVAVGAVVVVIAVVMSLMRSSVNKKDIVLATVDRGTIESSVSASGKVAPAFEEVINSPISTRIVEVYRKAGDSVDVGTPLLRLDLQSTETELNKLLDQSQMKQYEIEQMKLNNNTRLSDLAMNVKVKAMAVSRMEVELRNERYLDSLGSGTGDKVRQVELAYNTGKLELEQLRQQLENERQVRDADLRVKELELNIHNKNLAEMRRTLSEAQVQSPRKATLTYINNQVGQQIGAGEQIAIISDLSHFKVDGEIADSYGDRVSVGSHAIVKIGREKLDGTVSNVTPLSRNGVIAFSIQLDDDSHARLRSGLKTDVYVMCDVIEDVVRIANGSYYMGKGDYDLFVVTGGDELVKRKVRLGDSNFEFVEVVSGLEPGDQVVVSDMSDYKNSNKLKLK, encoded by the coding sequence ATGGACAGAGAAATTCCAAAAGAAGTGCGCGACAAAGAGCGCCGCAATCGAATCATCAAGTATGCTGTGGCAGTTGGTGCGGTGGTTGTAGTAATTGCTGTGGTTATGTCGCTGATGCGCAGCAGTGTCAATAAAAAGGACATTGTGCTGGCTACAGTCGACCGTGGAACAATCGAATCGAGCGTAAGTGCCTCGGGTAAAGTGGCTCCGGCATTTGAGGAGGTCATAAACTCGCCTATCAGCACCCGCATCGTCGAGGTTTACCGCAAGGCCGGCGACAGCGTGGATGTGGGCACACCGTTGCTCCGCCTCGACCTTCAGAGCACCGAAACCGAGCTTAACAAGCTGCTCGACCAGTCGCAGATGAAACAGTACGAAATCGAACAGATGAAGCTCAACAACAACACCCGCCTGAGCGACCTCGCCATGAATGTAAAGGTAAAGGCCATGGCAGTAAGCCGCATGGAGGTGGAGTTGCGCAACGAGCGTTACCTCGACAGCCTCGGCTCGGGTACAGGCGACAAGGTGCGTCAGGTCGAACTGGCCTACAACACCGGTAAGCTTGAGCTTGAGCAGCTGCGCCAGCAGCTTGAAAACGAGCGTCAGGTGCGTGACGCCGACCTGCGTGTAAAGGAGCTTGAACTGAACATCCACAACAAGAATCTTGCCGAGATGCGCCGCACCCTCAGCGAGGCTCAGGTGCAGTCGCCCCGCAAGGCCACGCTCACCTACATCAACAACCAGGTGGGACAGCAGATCGGAGCCGGTGAGCAGATTGCGATAATATCGGATCTCAGCCACTTCAAGGTTGACGGCGAGATTGCCGACTCCTACGGTGACCGTGTAAGCGTGGGCAGCCATGCCATCGTGAAGATTGGCCGCGAGAAGCTCGACGGAACGGTGAGCAACGTGACTCCGCTGTCGCGCAACGGCGTGATTGCATTCTCGATTCAGCTCGACGACGACAGCCATGCGCGACTCCGTTCGGGACTGAAGACCGATGTGTATGTGATGTGTGATGTAATCGAGGATGTGGTGCGCATTGCCAACGGTTCCTATTACATGGGCAAGGGCGATTACGACCTCTTTGTAGTGACGGGCGGTGATGAGCTTGTAAAGCGCAAGGTGCGCCTCGGCGACAGCAACTTTGAGTTTGTCGAAGTGGTGAGCGGCCTTGAACCCGGCGATCAGGTGGTTGTGAGCGACATGAGCGACTACAAGAACTCCAATAAACTTAAACTGAAATAA
- a CDS encoding B3/B4 domain-containing protein, which translates to MEIKIEDIVRNAAPDLQVVTIEANVTNHPTTPKLKEEFLALGEEIKRRYTMPDINKRPAIAATRAAYKALGKEPNRYRPSSEALCRRIVKGMELYFISDLVDLINVVSVASGYSIGGFDADKIAGDTLSLGAGREGEDFEAIGRGQLNIACMPVYRDEVGGVGTPTSDNERTKLSDDTRRLLMCINVYGEEMPVDDTVALATRLLEEYCSATDIKVTTYR; encoded by the coding sequence ATGGAAATAAAAATAGAGGACATTGTGCGTAACGCGGCCCCTGACCTGCAGGTGGTCACCATAGAGGCCAACGTGACCAACCACCCCACCACACCCAAGCTGAAAGAGGAATTTCTCGCGCTCGGGGAGGAGATAAAACGCCGTTACACAATGCCTGACATCAACAAGCGACCCGCAATAGCCGCCACCCGCGCAGCCTACAAGGCGCTCGGCAAGGAGCCCAACCGCTACCGCCCGTCGAGCGAGGCGTTGTGCCGGCGCATCGTAAAGGGCATGGAGCTATACTTCATCAGCGACCTCGTCGACCTGATAAACGTAGTGTCGGTGGCTTCGGGATATTCAATTGGCGGATTTGACGCCGACAAGATCGCAGGCGACACTCTGTCGCTCGGTGCCGGACGCGAGGGCGAGGATTTTGAAGCGATAGGACGCGGACAGCTCAACATTGCCTGCATGCCGGTCTATCGTGACGAGGTGGGAGGCGTAGGAACTCCCACAAGCGACAATGAACGCACCAAACTGTCTGACGACACCCGGCGTCTGCTGATGTGCATCAATGTCTACGGCGAGGAGATGCCGGTTGACGACACGGTGGCTCTCGCCACACGACTCCTTGAGGAGTACTGCAGCGCAACCGACATAAAGGTCACCACCTATCGATAA
- a CDS encoding ArnT family glycosyltransferase has protein sequence MLPVVHINSRNAFWFVALIVIATLLPFLGETMFNSKGEPREAIVAVSMLNSGDWILPVSNGDVIPYKPPFMAWCIALFSLLAGHVTEYTSRLPSALALIVLVLWSYRFFARNYSWSRAFLCSVVTLTAFEVYRAGFACRVDMLLTMFIVGALYSLYGYWQNGFKRFPWLAVLMMSGAMLTKGPVGVLLPCAVAGVFMLLQGVNFGKAFIKLLLPALAALVLPAVWYVAAYRQGGDEFLRLAMEENFGRFTGTMSYDSHVKPVWYNFITVITGYVPYTLLILLSLIPWGRINALDGLRRSRVSRLWSDFKAMEPARKFALVCIVVIFVFYCIPKSKRSVYLLPIYPFIALFIADYITYLAQRGHRALKIYAGVMASIALVASLVFLVIQCGWFPYGVLKGRHALDNAMMITGLEQYASLAKWLLVELSAIAGIVVLWRLRRQSAISSALMAMGVTVSIYWAFAGVYQPAILNAKSDKPVAEVINRLQPEGDVYAHVSTDMLRFFTANYYTGDRIKPFESAEPSSGYLLIGVEDARTFLPEHADDYDFYMVRHFRKRSCDTRQPMLLLKFREK, from the coding sequence ATGCTGCCTGTAGTGCATATCAATTCGCGTAATGCGTTCTGGTTTGTTGCGTTGATTGTCATCGCGACCCTGTTGCCTTTTCTCGGCGAAACAATGTTCAACTCCAAGGGTGAGCCGCGTGAGGCCATCGTGGCTGTGTCGATGCTCAATTCGGGCGACTGGATTCTGCCGGTGAGCAACGGCGACGTAATTCCCTACAAGCCGCCGTTCATGGCCTGGTGCATAGCGTTGTTCTCGCTCCTTGCAGGCCACGTGACCGAATACACCTCGCGACTGCCGTCGGCGCTTGCCTTGATTGTACTCGTACTGTGGAGCTACCGTTTTTTTGCCCGTAACTACAGCTGGTCGCGTGCATTCCTTTGCTCGGTTGTCACGCTCACCGCCTTTGAGGTTTACAGAGCGGGTTTTGCTTGCCGGGTCGACATGCTGCTTACGATGTTCATCGTGGGTGCGCTCTATTCGCTATACGGATATTGGCAGAACGGTTTCAAGCGTTTTCCGTGGCTTGCCGTGCTGATGATGAGCGGCGCCATGCTCACCAAAGGGCCTGTGGGAGTGTTGCTTCCCTGTGCCGTGGCGGGTGTGTTCATGCTGCTTCAGGGCGTGAACTTCGGCAAGGCTTTCATCAAGCTTCTGCTGCCGGCACTTGCCGCGCTTGTGTTGCCTGCCGTGTGGTATGTGGCGGCCTATCGCCAGGGTGGTGACGAATTCCTGAGGCTCGCCATGGAGGAGAATTTCGGACGATTCACCGGTACGATGAGCTACGACTCGCATGTGAAGCCCGTGTGGTACAACTTCATCACCGTCATCACGGGTTACGTGCCCTATACACTGCTCATTCTGTTGTCGCTGATTCCGTGGGGGCGTATAAATGCGTTGGATGGATTGCGCCGCAGCCGTGTGTCACGCTTGTGGAGCGACTTCAAGGCCATGGAGCCGGCACGAAAGTTTGCGCTCGTGTGCATTGTCGTCATCTTTGTGTTCTACTGCATTCCCAAGAGCAAGCGTAGTGTCTACCTGCTTCCCATATATCCCTTTATCGCGCTCTTCATCGCCGACTACATAACATATCTTGCACAACGGGGACACCGCGCGTTGAAAATCTATGCCGGGGTGATGGCTTCGATTGCGCTGGTAGCTTCATTGGTGTTCCTGGTGATTCAGTGCGGATGGTTCCCCTACGGAGTGCTGAAGGGTCGTCACGCACTCGACAATGCCATGATGATTACCGGTCTTGAGCAGTATGCGTCGCTTGCCAAGTGGCTTCTTGTCGAGTTGTCGGCCATAGCGGGAATCGTGGTGTTGTGGCGACTGCGCCGCCAGAGCGCGATATCATCGGCTCTCATGGCTATGGGCGTCACGGTGTCGATTTATTGGGCATTTGCCGGAGTGTACCAGCCCGCAATACTTAACGCCAAGAGCGACAAGCCGGTAGCCGAGGTGATAAACAGGCTGCAGCCCGAGGGCGATGTCTACGCCCACGTGTCGACCGACATGTTACGCTTCTTCACGGCCAACTACTATACCGGCGACCGCATAAAGCCCTTCGAGTCGGCCGAGCCCTCTTCGGGTTATCTGCTTATAGGTGTAGAAGACGCCCGCACATTCCTTCCGGAGCATGCCGATGACTATGACTTCTACATGGTGCGTCACTTCCGCAAGCGCAGTTGCGACACGCGTCAGCCGATGTTGTTGCTTAAATTCAGGGAAAAATAA
- a CDS encoding fumarate hydratase: MAQKPFVYQEPFPMSPDTTEYYHLTSDYVKVENWGGHEMLVVDPEALRVLARQATHDNSFMLRREHNAMVAKILSDPEASENDKFVALTMLRNAEIASKGQLPFCQDTGTAIVIGKKGQNVYTGGNDEEQLSHGVYDTYTGCNLRYSQNAPLNMYDEVNTGCNLPAQIDLYAVNGNEYKFLFVAKGGGSANKTYLYQETKALLNPKTLVPFLVEKMKSLGTAACPPYHIAFVIGGTSAEMNLATVKKASVKYYDNLPTTGNEYGRAFRDVELEQTLLKEAQKIGLGAQFGGKYFAHDIRVIRLPRHGASCPVGLGVSCSADRNVKAKINKDGLWIEKLDTNPGELIPAELRNQGEGDVVKIDLNRPMPEILAELTKYPVSTRLSLNGTIIVGRDIAHAKIKERLDRGEPMPDYLKDHPIYYAGPAKTPAGMPSGSFGPTTAGRMDSYVDQFQAAGGSMVMIAKGNRSKQVTDACHKHGGFYLGSIGGPAAILAHDSIKKVECLEYPELGMEAIWKIEVENFPAFILVDDKGNDFFTQIAERCQGCPISK, encoded by the coding sequence ATGGCACAGAAACCTTTTGTATATCAGGAGCCATTCCCGATGTCGCCCGACACTACCGAGTACTATCACCTGACATCCGACTATGTCAAGGTTGAGAACTGGGGCGGTCACGAGATGCTCGTAGTCGACCCTGAAGCACTGCGTGTGCTTGCACGCCAGGCCACTCACGACAACTCATTCATGCTTCGTCGCGAGCACAACGCCATGGTGGCCAAGATTCTCAGCGACCCCGAAGCGAGCGAGAACGACAAGTTTGTGGCTCTCACCATGTTACGCAACGCCGAAATAGCATCAAAGGGACAGCTTCCCTTCTGCCAGGACACCGGTACGGCAATCGTAATCGGCAAGAAAGGCCAGAACGTTTACACCGGCGGCAACGACGAAGAGCAACTCTCGCACGGTGTATATGACACCTATACCGGCTGCAACCTGCGCTACTCGCAGAATGCTCCCCTGAACATGTATGACGAGGTGAACACCGGCTGCAACCTTCCGGCACAGATCGACCTCTATGCAGTGAACGGCAACGAATACAAATTCCTCTTCGTGGCAAAAGGCGGCGGCTCGGCCAACAAGACCTATCTCTATCAGGAAACCAAGGCCTTGCTTAATCCCAAGACTCTCGTTCCCTTCCTCGTGGAGAAGATGAAGTCGCTCGGAACAGCAGCATGTCCTCCCTACCATATCGCATTCGTAATCGGCGGTACATCGGCCGAAATGAACCTTGCCACAGTTAAGAAGGCTTCGGTAAAATACTACGACAACCTTCCCACCACGGGCAACGAATACGGTCGCGCATTCCGCGATGTAGAGCTTGAGCAGACACTGTTAAAAGAGGCACAGAAGATTGGCCTCGGCGCACAGTTTGGCGGCAAATACTTCGCTCACGACATCCGCGTCATCCGTCTTCCCCGTCACGGCGCATCATGCCCCGTGGGCCTCGGCGTAAGCTGCTCGGCCGACCGTAACGTGAAAGCCAAAATCAACAAGGACGGATTGTGGATCGAGAAACTCGACACCAATCCCGGCGAACTCATTCCCGCCGAACTTCGCAACCAGGGCGAAGGCGATGTAGTTAAAATCGACCTCAACCGCCCGATGCCCGAAATACTCGCCGAGCTCACCAAGTACCCCGTGTCGACACGCCTGTCGCTCAACGGTACAATCATCGTGGGCCGCGACATAGCTCACGCCAAGATCAAGGAGCGCCTCGACCGCGGAGAGCCCATGCCCGACTACCTGAAGGATCACCCCATCTACTACGCAGGTCCCGCCAAGACTCCGGCAGGAATGCCTTCAGGCTCATTCGGCCCCACTACGGCAGGACGAATGGACTCCTATGTCGACCAGTTCCAGGCTGCAGGCGGCTCGATGGTGATGATAGCCAAGGGTAACCGCAGCAAGCAGGTGACCGACGCATGTCACAAGCACGGAGGCTTCTATCTCGGAAGCATCGGCGGTCCCGCCGCAATCCTCGCTCACGACAGCATCAAGAAGGTAGAGTGCCTCGAATATCCCGAACTCGGCATGGAAGCCATCTGGAAAATCGAAGTGGAGAATTTCCCCGCATTCATCCTCGTCGATGACAAGGGCAACGACTTCTTCACCCAGATAGCCGAACGCTGCCAGGGCTGCCCGATAAGCAAGTAA
- a CDS encoding DMT family protein: MKAAILTVVFLIVANVFMTFAWYGHLKLQSTGVSSNWPLYTVILISWGIALVEYCFQVPANRMGFDGNGGPYSLIQLKVMQEAITLVVFTIFSVLMFEGTVIRWNHILAFLLLIAAVYLVFMK; encoded by the coding sequence ATGAAAGCGGCGATATTGACTGTTGTATTTCTGATTGTTGCCAATGTATTCATGACATTTGCCTGGTACGGGCATCTTAAGCTCCAATCAACGGGAGTTTCATCCAATTGGCCTCTTTATACGGTGATATTGATAAGCTGGGGCATCGCACTGGTCGAGTATTGTTTTCAGGTTCCCGCCAACCGCATGGGATTTGACGGTAACGGCGGTCCCTATTCGCTGATTCAGCTGAAAGTGATGCAGGAGGCGATAACGCTCGTAGTGTTCACGATTTTCAGCGTGCTGATGTTTGAAGGGACGGTGATCAGGTGGAATCACATATTGGCCTTCCTGCTGCTGATTGCTGCTGTGTACCTTGTGTTTATGAAGTGA